Proteins encoded by one window of Shewanella avicenniae:
- a CDS encoding (Fe-S)-binding protein, with protein MKIALFIPCLVNQLMPQVAIATLELLEKLGHQVILPKGQTCCGQPMTNSGCFNEARSTVLKLLNAFKGVECDAIVCPAASCLVAAKENFHEFDDSPEAQAVINKLYELTEFLHDVAPVEQFTRPFPHKVSMQMSCHGLRMLTLAKASELMSPGYNKLEALLNKVPNIEVVYPEPHDECCGFGGTFAMDEGAVSAKMGKDKASAHANTGAQYVVGYDPSCLMHLDGMIRRLQLPIETRHLAQILNEAI; from the coding sequence GCAATTGCTACCTTAGAATTGTTGGAAAAATTGGGGCATCAAGTGATTCTACCTAAGGGACAAACCTGTTGCGGTCAGCCGATGACTAACTCAGGTTGTTTCAATGAAGCTCGCAGCACTGTGCTGAAACTATTAAACGCTTTTAAAGGCGTTGAGTGTGACGCCATTGTTTGCCCAGCAGCCTCTTGCTTGGTGGCTGCGAAAGAAAACTTTCACGAGTTTGATGATTCGCCCGAAGCACAAGCGGTAATCAATAAGCTCTATGAACTGACTGAGTTCCTCCACGATGTGGCACCTGTCGAGCAGTTTACTCGACCATTTCCACATAAAGTCAGCATGCAGATGTCCTGCCACGGCCTGCGGATGTTAACCCTCGCCAAAGCCAGCGAACTGATGTCACCGGGCTACAACAAGCTCGAAGCCTTGCTGAATAAAGTACCGAATATTGAAGTGGTTTACCCAGAGCCGCATGATGAATGCTGTGGTTTTGGTGGTACCTTCGCCATGGACGAGGGCGCAGTCTCAGCCAAAATGGGCAAAGACAAAGCCAGCGCGCACGCCAACACCGGTGCCCAATATGTTGTCGGCTATGATCCTTCTTGCTTGATGCACTTAGACGGCATGATCCGCCGTCTACAGCTGCCGATTGAAACGCGTCATCTGGCGCAAATTCTCAACGAAGCAATCTAA
- a CDS encoding lactate utilization protein B, which yields MATTTTANHAEKAEIFCRDEARVDWHSKALWLLRQKRDRAASSLPEWEELRELGSEYKLHTLSHLGEYLEQFEANCIKQGIQVHWAKDGAEHNRIVHEILAKHQVKKLVKSKSMLTEECHLNPYLEQHGIEVIDTDLGERIIQLNKQPPSHIVVPAIHLKKEEVGELFHEKIGTEKGASDPTYLTRAARQHLREHFLSADAAMTGVNMAIADQGAIVVCTNEGNADMGGNLPSLTLHSMGIDKMVPNMEAASVLLRTLARNAIGQPITTYSSFYHGPKPGGEMHVIIVDNGRTKALKDKLLAESLKCIRCGGCINTCPVYRRSGGYSYNYFIPGPIGIAVGAQEDNTNTTAWACTLCGSCTYVCPTKVPLDKIIAYQRRLKAEQGTLPYGKDRYMPIVGKVMGSATLFNCAMSVARFSLRNLPNAMLKPFSGAWGKYRELPKAPKTSFEAWYNKNRSE from the coding sequence ATGGCAACCACAACAACCGCTAACCATGCGGAAAAGGCCGAGATCTTCTGCCGCGATGAAGCGCGGGTAGATTGGCATTCCAAAGCCCTTTGGCTGCTGCGGCAAAAACGCGATCGCGCCGCCAGCTCGCTGCCAGAATGGGAAGAACTGCGAGAGCTAGGCTCAGAGTACAAGCTACACACCCTGTCACACCTTGGCGAGTATTTAGAGCAGTTTGAAGCCAACTGTATTAAGCAAGGTATTCAGGTGCATTGGGCCAAAGATGGCGCCGAGCACAACCGTATCGTGCATGAGATTTTGGCCAAGCACCAAGTCAAAAAGCTGGTGAAATCTAAGTCGATGCTCACTGAAGAGTGCCACCTCAACCCGTACTTAGAACAGCACGGCATTGAAGTGATTGATACCGACTTGGGCGAGCGCATTATTCAGCTCAACAAGCAGCCACCGTCACATATCGTCGTACCGGCGATTCACCTCAAAAAAGAGGAAGTGGGTGAACTGTTCCATGAAAAAATTGGCACCGAAAAAGGCGCCAGTGACCCGACCTATCTAACCCGTGCTGCTCGCCAGCATTTGCGCGAACACTTCCTCAGCGCCGATGCCGCCATGACAGGTGTCAATATGGCGATTGCCGACCAAGGCGCTATCGTCGTGTGTACCAACGAAGGTAACGCTGACATGGGCGGCAACCTGCCCAGCCTGACGCTGCACTCGATGGGTATCGATAAGATGGTGCCCAACATGGAAGCGGCTTCCGTGCTGCTGCGTACCCTCGCCCGTAACGCCATTGGCCAACCGATTACCACGTACAGCAGCTTCTATCATGGCCCGAAACCGGGTGGCGAAATGCACGTTATCATCGTTGATAATGGCCGCACCAAGGCGCTGAAAGATAAGCTATTGGCGGAATCGCTGAAGTGTATTCGCTGCGGTGGCTGCATCAACACCTGCCCTGTGTATCGTCGCAGCGGCGGTTACAGTTACAACTACTTTATTCCTGGTCCTATCGGCATTGCCGTGGGCGCGCAGGAAGATAACACCAACACCACCGCGTGGGCCTGTACTCTCTGTGGTTCATGCACCTACGTGTGCCCAACCAAAGTACCACTCGACAAAATCATCGCCTACCAACGTCGCCTCAAAGCAGAGCAAGGCACGCTGCCATATGGAAAAGATCGCTACATGCCAATCGTTGGCAAAGTGATGGGCAGCGCCACCCTATTTAACTGCGCCATGAGCGTGGCTCGCTTTAGTTTACGTAACTTACCCAACGCCATGCTGAAACCGTTTTCAGGTGCTTGGGGCAAATATCGTGAATTGCCAAAAGCCCCAAAAACCAGCTTTGAAGCTTGGTATAACAAGAACAGGAGCGAATAA
- a CDS encoding LutC/YkgG family protein, which yields MSSKSAILAALDSVAIAKHEMPKVAIAPRLDDLVGQFDASLKAVGGSLVKDNAIEALQQQVAALVAEGNQVISQVAEVSGNRETPEDPHALRDINYAVIQGELAVAENGSVWVTEQGAGIRIAPFICENLYLVVKADTIVANMHEALKLINLQDTGYGVFISGPSKTADIEQALVIGAHGACTLTVYLV from the coding sequence ATGTCGAGTAAATCTGCAATTTTGGCCGCGCTCGACAGCGTAGCCATCGCCAAACATGAGATGCCTAAAGTGGCTATTGCACCCCGCTTAGACGATTTGGTTGGCCAGTTTGATGCCAGCCTTAAAGCCGTAGGTGGTAGCTTAGTCAAAGACAACGCCATTGAAGCGTTACAGCAGCAAGTGGCTGCGTTAGTTGCGGAAGGCAATCAAGTGATTTCACAAGTGGCTGAAGTCAGCGGCAATCGTGAAACACCCGAAGATCCGCACGCGCTGCGCGACATCAACTATGCGGTGATCCAAGGTGAGCTGGCCGTCGCAGAAAACGGTTCAGTATGGGTAACAGAACAAGGTGCAGGCATTCGCATTGCGCCATTTATCTGTGAAAACCTCTACTTGGTTGTTAAAGCCGACACCATCGTGGCCAACATGCATGAAGCGTTGAAGCTGATCAACCTGCAAGACACTGGCTATGGCGTGTTCATTTCTGGCCCATCAAAAACGGCCGATATTGAACAAGCCTTGGTGATTGGTGCTCACGGTGCCTGTACCCTCACCGTCTACTTGGTATAG
- a CDS encoding phosphatidylglycerophosphatase A family protein: protein MKFFAKSPALAPLSLRNPVHFLALGFGSGLAKIAPGTFGTAAAIPVVVLMSLLPSLGYFVVTLLSCVAGIYICSKTSRDLGVHDHKAIVWDEVAGYMITMFAAPISWQWLLAGFVLFRFFDIIKPWPIRWLDRNVDGGFGVMADDILAGVFSFVCMQAAMLYFHL from the coding sequence ATGAAGTTTTTTGCAAAAAGTCCGGCGTTAGCGCCACTGAGTTTACGTAATCCCGTCCATTTCTTGGCGTTGGGTTTTGGCAGTGGTTTAGCAAAAATTGCGCCCGGCACCTTTGGTACCGCGGCAGCTATTCCAGTGGTGGTGTTGATGTCGCTACTGCCATCGCTTGGTTACTTTGTGGTGACCTTGTTAAGTTGCGTGGCGGGAATTTACATCTGCAGCAAGACTTCGCGTGATTTAGGCGTTCATGACCATAAAGCGATTGTGTGGGACGAAGTGGCCGGTTATATGATCACCATGTTTGCCGCCCCAATCAGTTGGCAATGGTTGTTAGCGGGCTTTGTACTGTTTCGCTTCTTCGACATCATTAAGCCGTGGCCAATCCGCTGGTTAGATCGTAATGTTGATGGCGGATTTGGGGTGATGGCGGATGATATTCTCGCCGGGGTATTTTCCTTCGTGTGTATGCAGGCGGCGATGCTCTACTTCCATTTGTAA
- the thiL gene encoding thiamine-phosphate kinase: MKEFQLIDHFFNGRGHQRKDVKLGIGDDCALVQPAEHKSIAISCDTLVENVHFLPSMPAQALGYKALAVNLSDLAAMGAEPAWMTLALTLPEANDVWLEQFSNGLFEAADYYMISLVGGDTTRGPRSITITVNGQIPEGKALTRGGARPGDWIYVTGTLGDSALGLDILLGNHQARAEHREYLVGRHYHPTPRVLAGQSLRGIASSAIDLSDGLFSDIKHVLKASDVGAMIDVEKLPLSQALRDSVDHHTALNYALCGGEDYELLFTVPEAQRGALDVALSHAGVKFTQIGQIQSNQKLKLQLAGAEYTPTATGFQHF; encoded by the coding sequence ATGAAAGAATTCCAACTGATTGACCACTTCTTCAATGGACGAGGACATCAGCGTAAGGATGTTAAGCTCGGCATTGGTGATGATTGCGCGTTAGTGCAACCCGCAGAGCATAAGTCTATTGCGATCTCTTGTGACACGTTGGTGGAAAACGTGCACTTTCTGCCCTCAATGCCCGCTCAAGCCCTAGGTTACAAAGCCCTTGCGGTGAACTTATCCGATTTGGCCGCGATGGGCGCTGAACCAGCGTGGATGACCTTAGCGTTAACCTTGCCTGAGGCTAATGATGTTTGGTTAGAGCAGTTCAGTAACGGCCTGTTTGAAGCCGCAGATTACTACATGATTTCCTTGGTGGGTGGCGATACAACCCGCGGCCCACGCTCCATCACTATCACAGTGAATGGTCAAATCCCTGAAGGGAAAGCGCTCACGCGTGGTGGTGCACGGCCCGGCGATTGGATCTATGTCACCGGCACCTTAGGTGATTCCGCCTTGGGGCTCGATATTCTGCTCGGCAATCATCAAGCGCGCGCTGAACATCGTGAATATCTTGTCGGCCGCCATTATCATCCGACACCGCGAGTGCTAGCGGGACAGTCGCTGCGTGGTATTGCCTCAAGTGCGATTGATCTGTCTGATGGTTTGTTCTCTGATATCAAGCACGTATTAAAAGCCTCCGATGTGGGCGCAATGATTGATGTAGAGAAATTGCCGTTGTCACAGGCGCTTCGTGACAGCGTTGATCACCACACGGCACTGAATTACGCGCTGTGCGGCGGTGAAGACTATGAGCTACTGTTTACCGTACCCGAAGCGCAGCGTGGAGCGTTGGATGTGGCCTTGAGTCATGCGGGCGTTAAATTTACTCAAATTGGTCAAATTCAGTCGAATCAAAAGCTTAAATTACAGTTGGCGGGTGCGGAATACACACCAACAGCAACAGGGTTTCAACATTTCTAA
- the nusB gene encoding transcription antitermination factor NusB, with translation MKPSERRRARRLAVQAIYSWQMSGNNIADVEHEFLTEQTVDGVDIPYFREIFVGAATKHAELDQLVIPHLALRPFEDVDPIEKAILRLAAFELTYRKDTPCKVVVNEAIELAKAFGADDSHKFVNGILDKLIK, from the coding sequence ATGAAGCCATCTGAACGCCGCAGAGCCCGCCGCTTAGCGGTACAAGCCATTTACTCTTGGCAAATGAGCGGGAACAATATTGCTGACGTTGAGCACGAGTTTCTGACAGAGCAAACTGTCGACGGTGTTGATATTCCATACTTCCGTGAAATCTTTGTGGGTGCAGCGACTAAACATGCTGAACTTGACCAGTTGGTCATTCCACACTTGGCATTGCGTCCTTTTGAAGACGTCGATCCCATTGAAAAAGCGATTTTGCGTTTGGCTGCGTTTGAGCTGACTTATCGCAAGGATACCCCTTGCAAAGTGGTGGTCAACGAAGCCATTGAGCTGGCAAAAGCGTTCGGCGCTGATGACAGCCACAAGTTTGTTAACGGTATTCTCGACAAACTGATTAAGTAA
- the ribH gene encoding 6,7-dimethyl-8-ribityllumazine synthase: MNVVEGNIEAKNAKVAIVVSRFNSFIVDSLLDGAIDTLKRFGQVSDENITVVRVPGAYELPLTARRVAASGKFDGIIALGAVIRGGTPHFDFVAGECNKGLAQVALEFDTPVSFGVLTTDTIEQAIDRAGVKVGNKGGEAALGLLEMINVLKALEEQL; this comes from the coding sequence ATGAACGTTGTTGAAGGTAATATCGAAGCGAAAAACGCCAAAGTAGCCATCGTCGTTTCCCGTTTCAATAGCTTTATCGTTGACAGTCTGCTGGACGGTGCCATCGACACGCTGAAGCGTTTCGGTCAAGTAAGCGATGAAAATATCACAGTAGTGCGTGTGCCAGGTGCATACGAACTGCCGTTAACTGCACGTCGCGTAGCGGCAAGCGGTAAATTTGACGGTATCATCGCGCTCGGCGCAGTGATCCGTGGCGGTACGCCGCATTTTGACTTTGTTGCTGGTGAATGTAACAAAGGTCTGGCGCAAGTGGCGTTGGAATTCGATACGCCAGTATCATTCGGTGTTTTGACCACTGATACCATCGAACAAGCCATCGACCGCGCTGGTGTTAAAGTAGGCAACAAAGGTGGCGAAGCCGCACTTGGTTTGCTAGAAATGATTAACGTGCTGAAAGCACTTGAAGAGCAACTGTAA
- the ribBA gene encoding bifunctional 3,4-dihydroxy-2-butanone-4-phosphate synthase/GTP cyclohydrolase II, producing the protein MAIHSIEEIVEDIRQGKMVILMDDEDRENEGDIIIAADKITPEAINFMARYGRGLICLTLTKERCRQLSLPLMVRDNGSPFATNFTVSIEAAEGVTTGISAADRSRTVQAAVMKDAKPTDIVQPGHIFPLEAQPGGVLVRAGHTEAGCDLARLAGFEPASVIVEILNEDGTMARRPELEVFAAEHGLKIGTIADLIEYRNNNETTVVLEGKCKLPTRFGEFELHTFRDTVDNQLHYAMVSGEVKDNVLVRVHLKNTFNDLLFSERDESRSWPLDKAMAKISAEGGVMLLLGNDEPNEDIIAKVKAFEAEDNGELVPVQKKVKTSQRVGVGSQILASLGVKRMRLLSSPKRYHSLGGFGLEVSEYIADE; encoded by the coding sequence ATGGCGATTCATAGCATTGAAGAGATTGTAGAAGATATCCGTCAGGGCAAAATGGTCATTCTGATGGATGATGAAGACCGTGAGAATGAAGGCGATATCATTATCGCTGCCGATAAAATCACCCCTGAAGCGATTAACTTTATGGCGCGATATGGCCGTGGCCTTATCTGCCTCACGCTCACCAAAGAGCGTTGCCGCCAGCTAAGTTTGCCGCTGATGGTGCGTGATAACGGTTCTCCGTTTGCCACCAACTTTACTGTGTCAATTGAAGCGGCTGAAGGCGTCACCACCGGCATCAGTGCCGCAGACCGCTCTCGTACCGTACAAGCGGCGGTGATGAAAGATGCCAAGCCAACTGACATTGTGCAACCGGGGCATATCTTCCCGTTGGAAGCCCAGCCAGGTGGGGTATTGGTGCGTGCTGGCCACACTGAAGCGGGTTGTGACCTCGCGCGTTTGGCGGGCTTTGAGCCAGCTTCAGTTATCGTTGAAATCCTCAACGAAGATGGCACCATGGCGCGCCGTCCAGAGCTAGAAGTTTTTGCTGCCGAGCATGGCCTGAAAATTGGCACCATTGCCGATTTGATTGAATACCGCAATAACAACGAAACCACCGTGGTGCTGGAAGGCAAGTGTAAGCTGCCAACCCGTTTCGGTGAGTTTGAACTGCATACCTTCCGCGATACCGTCGATAACCAACTGCACTACGCCATGGTCAGTGGTGAGGTGAAGGATAACGTGTTGGTGAGGGTGCATCTGAAAAACACCTTCAACGATTTGCTGTTTTCTGAGCGTGATGAGTCACGTAGCTGGCCATTAGATAAAGCGATGGCCAAGATTAGCGCAGAAGGCGGCGTAATGTTGCTGCTGGGTAACGACGAGCCGAACGAAGATATCATCGCCAAAGTGAAAGCGTTTGAAGCTGAAGACAACGGCGAGTTAGTGCCAGTACAGAAGAAAGTGAAGACTTCTCAACGCGTGGGCGTGGGTTCGCAAATTCTAGCGTCACTGGGCGTTAAGCGGATGCGGTTGCTGAGTTCGCCAAAGCGTTACCACTCACTGGGCGGTTTTGGCCTAGAAGTTAGCGAATATATTGCCGACGAGTAG
- a CDS encoding riboflavin synthase, with protein MFTGIIESVGHIRAIERRGDDIRLTVAVGKLDMTDVKLGDSIATNGVCLTVVAQTADSYTADVSAETVTLTGFDTYQVGCAVNLEKAVTPSTRLGGHLVSGHIDGQAKVVEVHPRGKATEYWLEAPAELSRYIAHKGSIAIDGVSLTVNEVQGHRFRLTIVPHTSGETTLPLLHAGDCVNLEVDQIARYLERLMQAPAAAPTSGGVTMELLAKSGFIR; from the coding sequence ATGTTTACCGGCATTATTGAATCTGTAGGCCACATTCGCGCGATTGAGCGTCGTGGTGATGATATTCGCCTCACCGTGGCGGTAGGTAAGCTGGATATGACCGACGTTAAACTCGGTGACAGTATCGCCACCAACGGCGTATGTTTGACCGTAGTTGCACAAACGGCTGACAGCTACACTGCTGATGTATCAGCCGAAACCGTTACGCTAACCGGCTTTGACACTTACCAAGTGGGCTGCGCGGTCAATCTGGAAAAAGCGGTCACGCCATCTACCCGTTTAGGCGGCCATTTGGTGAGTGGCCACATTGATGGTCAAGCCAAAGTGGTGGAAGTGCATCCACGTGGTAAAGCCACCGAATATTGGTTGGAAGCGCCAGCCGAGCTGTCACGCTATATTGCCCACAAAGGCTCGATTGCGATTGATGGTGTGAGCTTGACGGTGAACGAAGTACAAGGGCATCGTTTCCGCTTGACCATTGTGCCGCACACCTCTGGCGAAACCACCTTGCCACTGCTGCATGCGGGTGACTGTGTCAATTTGGAAGTCGATCAAATTGCCCGTTATCTGGAGCGTTTGATGCAAGCACCAGCGGCTGCGCCGACATCGGGCGGAGTGACTATGGAGTTGCTCGCAAAATCAGGATTTATCCGTTGA
- the ribD gene encoding bifunctional diaminohydroxyphosphoribosylaminopyrimidine deaminase/5-amino-6-(5-phosphoribosylamino)uracil reductase RibD — translation MWSMLDRAMMARAIQLAANGRYTTRPNPNVGCVIVNDAGEIVGEGWHQRAGGPHAEVHALRMAGDKAYGATAYVTLEPCSHYGRTPPCAKALIDNGLKRVVAAMTDPNPQVAGRGLNMLQDAGIEVASGLLEAEARALNPGFLSRMERQRPYVRVKLAASLDGKTALSNGESKWITGPAARRDVQRLRTISCAVITGIGSVLADDPSMNVRHSELGGLAESLSENALIQPLRVVVDSNCRMPLNAKLLGIESPVLLVSCQDYAEDFKAQLPAHVACLQLPAVNGRVDLTALLDHLGAQHNQVLVEAGATLCGAFIEAGLADELVLYQAPKILGAHGRNLLNLPDYQQMSDIPQLTLSDRRQLGADTRMIFKIGE, via the coding sequence ATGTGGTCAATGCTTGATCGCGCCATGATGGCGCGCGCAATTCAATTAGCGGCCAATGGCCGTTACACGACGCGGCCGAATCCTAATGTGGGCTGCGTGATTGTCAATGACGCCGGCGAGATTGTCGGCGAAGGTTGGCATCAACGCGCCGGTGGCCCGCATGCCGAAGTGCATGCACTGCGCATGGCCGGTGATAAAGCCTATGGTGCCACCGCTTACGTTACGCTTGAACCTTGCAGCCATTATGGTCGCACTCCACCATGTGCCAAGGCGCTGATTGATAACGGCTTAAAGCGGGTCGTCGCAGCGATGACCGACCCCAATCCACAAGTGGCTGGCCGTGGTTTGAATATGCTTCAAGACGCGGGGATTGAGGTGGCGAGTGGTTTACTCGAAGCGGAAGCGCGTGCGCTGAACCCTGGCTTTTTAAGCCGTATGGAGCGGCAACGCCCTTATGTGCGGGTGAAATTAGCCGCCAGCCTTGATGGCAAAACCGCACTTTCTAACGGTGAATCCAAGTGGATTACCGGCCCCGCTGCCCGCCGTGATGTTCAGCGCTTACGCACAATCAGCTGTGCGGTGATTACCGGAATCGGCTCAGTATTGGCGGATGACCCATCGATGAATGTGCGACATAGTGAACTCGGAGGCTTAGCGGAGAGCTTGAGCGAAAACGCACTGATTCAACCCTTGCGCGTAGTGGTGGATTCCAACTGCCGCATGCCGCTCAATGCCAAATTGCTGGGCATCGAATCGCCAGTGCTATTGGTGAGTTGCCAAGATTATGCTGAAGACTTTAAAGCGCAATTGCCCGCCCATGTTGCCTGTTTGCAGTTGCCCGCCGTCAATGGCCGGGTGGATTTAACCGCGTTGCTTGACCATCTGGGCGCGCAGCACAACCAAGTGCTGGTGGAAGCAGGCGCAACCCTGTGCGGCGCCTTTATTGAGGCAGGCTTGGCCGATGAGTTAGTGCTGTATCAAGCGCCAAAAATTCTCGGTGCTCACGGCCGCAATCTGCTTAATCTGCCGGATTATCAGCAGATGAGCGACATTCCGCAGTTAACCCTTAGCGACCGCCGCCAACTTGGCGCCGATACGCGCATGATTTTTAAAATAGGTGAGTAA
- the nrdR gene encoding transcriptional regulator NrdR, producing the protein MYCPFCSATDTKVIDSRLVAEGHQVRRRRECTQCHERFTTFEGAELVMPRVIKRDGSRQPFDEEKLRGGMLRAAEKRPVSIDSIEEAINKIKSSLRATGEREVTSEMIGNLMMDQLIELDKVAYIRFASVYRAFEDVSEFGEAIAKLQKK; encoded by the coding sequence ATGTATTGCCCATTTTGCAGTGCGACCGATACCAAAGTGATCGACTCTCGTCTGGTCGCCGAAGGCCATCAAGTACGCCGCCGTCGTGAATGTACGCAATGCCATGAGCGCTTTACCACCTTTGAAGGTGCCGAGTTGGTGATGCCACGGGTGATTAAACGCGATGGTTCGCGTCAGCCGTTTGATGAAGAAAAACTGCGCGGTGGTATGCTGCGGGCGGCAGAAAAGCGCCCAGTGTCTATCGACAGTATCGAAGAAGCAATCAACAAGATTAAATCGTCATTGCGCGCCACTGGTGAGCGCGAAGTGACCTCAGAGATGATCGGCAACCTGATGATGGATCAGCTGATCGAACTCGACAAAGTGGCCTACATCCGTTTTGCCTCGGTGTATCGTGCCTTTGAAGATGTGTCAGAATTTGGTGAAGCGATCGCCAAATTGCAGAAGAAATAA
- the glyA gene encoding serine hydroxymethyltransferase, translated as MLKKSMNIADYDPELKKAIEDETRRQEEHIELIASENYTSPRVMEAQGSQLTNKYAEGYPGKRYYGGCEYVDVVETLAIERAKELFGATYANVQPHSGSQANSAVYMALLQAGDTVLGMNLAHGGHLTHGSPVNFSGKLYNIIPYGVDDEGKIDYVELESLALEHKPKMIIGGFSAYSGIVDWAKLREIADKIGAYLFVDMAHVAGLVAAGVYPNPVPHAHVVTTTTHKTLAGPRGGLIISAADDEDLYKKLNSAVFPGGQGGPLMHVIAGKAVAFKEALEPEFKAYQQQVVVNAKAMVKVFLERGYKIVSGGTENHLMLVDLIGRELTGKEADAALGAANITVNKNSVPNDPRSPFVTSGIRIGTPSITRRGFKEAESEQLTHWICDVLDNAQDQAVIADVKAKVLELCARFPVYG; from the coding sequence ATGCTGAAGAAAAGTATGAACATTGCTGATTATGATCCTGAATTGAAGAAGGCGATTGAAGACGAAACTCGCCGTCAGGAAGAACATATCGAGCTGATTGCTTCTGAAAACTACACTAGCCCACGCGTCATGGAAGCGCAGGGTTCACAGTTAACCAACAAGTACGCGGAAGGATACCCAGGCAAACGTTACTATGGTGGTTGTGAGTATGTTGACGTAGTAGAAACGCTGGCAATTGAACGTGCTAAAGAGCTGTTTGGCGCAACATATGCTAACGTGCAACCGCACTCAGGTTCACAAGCAAACAGCGCGGTTTACATGGCGTTGTTGCAAGCTGGTGACACAGTTCTGGGGATGAACCTTGCTCACGGCGGTCACTTGACTCACGGTTCACCAGTAAACTTCTCTGGCAAGCTGTACAACATTATCCCTTACGGTGTGGATGACGAAGGCAAAATCGACTACGTCGAGCTGGAATCTCTGGCGCTGGAACACAAACCTAAGATGATCATCGGCGGTTTCTCTGCGTATTCAGGCATTGTTGACTGGGCTAAACTGCGCGAAATTGCAGACAAAATCGGCGCATACCTGTTCGTGGATATGGCGCACGTTGCTGGTTTGGTGGCTGCGGGTGTTTATCCTAACCCAGTACCACATGCACACGTAGTGACCACCACTACCCACAAAACTCTGGCAGGCCCACGTGGCGGTTTAATCATCTCTGCGGCTGATGATGAAGACCTGTACAAGAAACTGAACTCTGCGGTATTCCCAGGTGGCCAAGGTGGCCCATTGATGCACGTTATCGCGGGTAAAGCGGTAGCCTTTAAAGAAGCGCTGGAACCAGAATTCAAAGCTTACCAACAACAAGTCGTTGTGAACGCGAAAGCGATGGTCAAAGTGTTCTTAGAACGCGGTTACAAAATCGTATCTGGCGGCACTGAAAACCACCTGATGCTGGTGGACTTGATCGGCCGTGAACTGACCGGTAAAGAAGCCGATGCGGCACTGGGTGCAGCGAACATCACAGTTAACAAAAACTCAGTACCTAACGACCCACGTTCACCATTTGTGACTTCAGGTATTCGTATCGGTACCCCTTCAATTACTCGTCGTGGCTTCAAAGAAGCAGAAAGCGAGCAATTGACTCACTGGATCTGTGACGTATTGGACAACGCGCAAGACCAAGCGGTTATCGCTGACGTGAAAGCAAAAGTGCTGGAACTGTGCGCTCGCTTCCCTGTTTATGGTTAA